DNA from Candidatus Edwardsbacteria bacterium:
GGATTCCATTTGGCAGTCCCGTAATTAGCCTTATCCAATCCCAAATTCAGCAGTGCTTCTCTGACCGCCTCATAAACATAATTTTTGGCGGGTGAGATGCATTCCATCCCAAAAAGGTACTCCGGATAATTGTTGTCCGGATGGTACGGAGGGTCTTTGGGATAAACGGCATTTGTATGTTGGACGGCCACTAGCATCTATTTAAATTTAAAGTTTTATGGTACAAATCGATATAATTGCTTACCATTTTTTCCAGGTTGAACTGGTCGTTCAGCCTTTTCCGCCCCGCCAATCCCATTTGTTTTGCTACGACAGGATTATCCAGCAGATATTCGATTTTTTGCGCCAACTGTTCAGCATCCCCGCAATCGACCAAGATGCCGGTTTCTCCATCTACAACCAATTCCGGGGTTCCTCCGACGTCAGAGGCTATACAGGGCTTGTTTAAAGCCATGTATTCCATGATCGAATTTGAGATGCCCTCGCCCAATTTAGTGGAGCATAGGACCCCGATGTCGAATATGTTTATCAACGGTTCTACATCACGTCGTTGCCCTGTGAAAATCACCCTGTCCTGATAAATCGGAGAAACCAATTGTTTCATCTTTTCCAGGCAGGGCCCCCCGCCAACAGCCACGAAGGTTACATCCTTGCGCGATTTCACTAATTGCTGGGCAGCATTTAAATATGTCTCATAATCTTTATACTCCGAAAAGGTAGCCACCATCCCGACAACTTTTTCGGTGGTGATCCCCAATTCCATCTTATGGCCGTTGTTCACTCCGGCAAACCGGCTCAGGTCAATTCCGTTGTAAACTACGCAGGCTTTGGAGCTTTTCAACAGCTGGTGGGCCCTTAGGCCGGCTTGAGAATTCGAGACTATGGTATCCGAGAAAGGAAAGGTTACGGCGGCTTTTGCCTTTATTATGGGTTCCAGCTTGCTGGATGAATATCTGATGGCCCCGTTGACGAACTTTATTCCCAGCAGCTTGCAGGCCGGCAGGGCGTAGATGGCCGTCATGTAATCCCAGGAGTGCACCACATTGGGGCGCAGTTTTTTCAACAGCCCATACACCCGGAGAAATACGGCCCAGTCATGCCGGACCCTGCGCACCAACCGGTGAACTATTATCCCCGAATCCTGCAGGTCGGTATATTGATCCTCTTCGGACATGGCCAGCACCTGGCAGTTGATGCCGGGCCTTTGAGCCAGGCCCTTTGCCAGTTCTAACAGCTGCCTTTCTTTTCCACCCACCATCAAAGAATCAATTGACAGCAGAACCTTTATGATAGTGGAATCCTTTGCCAGCAAAGACAGCACTCCTTCACAATATATATAACTTTGATTTCATCCTTTATCATACCAATACCTGCCGTTTGTTTAACAATTTTACAGATATTTTAGGCAGCAAAGCATCTTGTTTTTATAATTCGAACTAAGTATTTACTGTTTAGTCAACTCAAAACCAACATTATATGATCTTATTTTTTATTTGCTTTAATCTAACTTTATATTGCATGTCCCGCAGTAGATTCTTTAACTTGATCAACCATTCTATGACACGTGGGCTTAATTTGGTTAAAACAAAACCGGAGATTTTAATTATTTTTGGCGCATCGCTTTCTTTAAGCATTCGATAGTAGTTATTAATATTTTCCCTTTCGCCTTTCTGGGTATTTATATTTATTATGCCTTTCAAGCAGATGGCATAATATTCGCCCGGCTGATATTTCTTAATTTTATTTAGGTAATATGTTTCATTTAATAATGCCCGATATGTTTTAATATTTTTTTCTTTTGTATAAACGGCTTTGCATACCCGATCATTTCCCTCAAGATGGTAGATATATAATCCTTTGTTAATATAATATCTCAAAGACAGATCCCCAATTTGAACACCAAGAACACCTTCCGGCAAACCCTCGGCAAATCTTTTATCACCATACAACTCGGTTTTTATGATACCCCACAACGGACCTTTTACTTTTGTCATTAATTTGTTTTCATCCAGAAACATGTCTGCCTCAAGTCCCGATGCCATTAATTTTCCGGTTTCATAATTTACAACATTACAATTTATATGATTTATATTCGGGTCGGTCTTTAGTGCATCCAATAATATTGCGAAACATTCGGGAACTATTTCATCATCGCTGTCAACATGGGTTACCCATTTGCCCGTTGCCTTATCGAGTCCGGTGTTTTTTGCGGATATCACGCCTTTATTTGTATTGTGTTTGATTATCTTAATTCTATTGTCTTTATATTTGCCAATTATTTCCAAAGTGTTGTCTTTAGAGCCATCGTCAATCACTAATATTTCGATATCTTTATATGTTTGATTTAAAACGCTATCAATAGCGCGGCAAATGGTGCTCGCCCTATTGTAGGTTGGCATAATCACTGTTATTTTATTGTCCATTGGATACCATCTCCCCGTTTCTTTCAAATGGCGGATGCTTTAGACTATTAAGCCCCAGTGCTTTTACCAACTGTAAATATTGAGGCGAGATGCGACCTTCCTGCCATTTTATATTTTTATCCCATTGTCCTGGACAATTAAAATAAAACAGATCGAAGGGAAAGGTATAACTTATCTCGCATAAGGCTGGGTTCCCTTCTTCATCGTATAAAAAATCATATGCCATGGATTGAAACTTTAACTTGTCGGATATTTCAAAAGCCAATTTTACAAACTTTGTGTCAATGTGGCTTGGGTCAAATATCAATTTCCCTCCGCCCGAGGCCCTAAAATCATTTTCCCTGTTCAATCTTTTTTCACCGTAGGCCCTATCGCCAATCACCACTATTCTGGTATCATAATTATTGTTGGGAATATATTTTTGAAATAAAGAATAATTTTTATGCTTCAGCCAATACGGGGAGGCATCCTCTCCGCGGGATTTCCTGAGAATATTGCCCGCGATATGGTGGATCGATTTGTAGACGCTAAAATCCTTGAATCTTGTATTATCCCAACCCGGAATGCTGTCATACATAACTCCAGAACCAAACATTTTCTTAATGATCCGCCTGGCCTGTTGCTTGGTGCTGATTAAAATGACATTCCTGGAGCCGGCCCCGCCCTTCAGCTTGAAAACCACCGGCAGTGAAGCTGTTTCAACCCACTTTAAAGCTTCCCTTTTATCCCAGAATACCCAGCAGTCAATGAAGGGAAACCCGTAATGTTTTAGCAAATAATATTGCTTAATTTTATCATCATAATGCCAACAGGTGTTTGAATCAGGGAAACATCTTACACCCATTTCTTTTTCAATTATCGGCAGAATAGTGCCTGCCAGTTGCCTGTGGTCATCATTATGGTGCCAGCGAAATATGAATAAATCCGTTTTAGCCACTCTGTTGAAGAAATCGGGCTGGCTAACATCCAAAAACATACTGTCTATATTGTTGTAATCAAGAATAGATTTGTATCTATTCAATTCTTCGGATTTTCTTCCGTATTTATCTGTCAATATTCCTACTAGCATATTTGAGAACTGCATGTATCTTTTTTAAAACTTGAAATAAATTTCGCTAGACGTTTTCCTTGCTTTCTGTAGTCAAATTGAGCACCGGCAATATTTTTCCCGTTTTCTCCAATTATTTTAGCTTTTCCGGGATTTTTAATCACATCCCTCATTTTATCAACATACTCATTAACATCATAGCCCTGCGCAATAAGGGCACTGTATCCATCTTCCAGGTAATGTTTGATCTCGCCCTCCCAATTGGTGATAACCGGACTACCTGATGCCAGGTACTCTCCAATTTTATGAGGGAATCGGGCTATATCCTGAACTGTTTTTCTTATCGGTATCAATAATGCCCTTGCATTTTTATAATAACAAATTAAGTCTTTTTCTGGTAAATTTGTAAATATTATTACACTTCCATTGATTCTTCTTTGTGCAATTTTATCATTTAAAAGAACGAATTGTTCGCTTGTCCCCTTTACAATCAAGTATAATTTATAATCCTTGTTTTCGGGACTTATCACAGCAAATGCTTCTAAAATAAATTCTATTACTTCAAAATACCCCAACGATCCACAATAAAGAAAATATTTCTCTTCTAATATATCTGTTTTTGAATTAAACTTATCATTGTCAATTAATATTGGAACTTTAATATATTTGCCTGCCTGCAATGCATTTTCTATGTGATCAACCAAATAACTGCTTATTGGAATTAATCCATTAACTAACTTTAAACCATATTTGTCAAATAAATAGTAATTAAATTTTAACAACATATCCGCACCAGCTCTTTTACCGGTAATATATTCTGCATAGTTCAGCAAAACAATAAATTTAAAGAACTTGGACAAAATAGAATAATATAGTATGGCATAGAAACTCATGGTTGATATAATTGCCACATCAAGCTCTTTTTTCTTATTAAGCTTGCATAAAAGAATAAATTCGTTAAGCAAACCATATAACTTTAATGCATTCCTTTTAACAAAGGTATTTGAACGATATGGAGTGCCTGCTGTATAAATATAATCGATACCTTCAATGTTCCCCCTCGGTGCCAGAATTATGGTATCTTCCTTATAAATCGGGCTTCTATTATTGATTACCGATACATTAAAACCAGCATAAACCAATCCTTTTGAAATGAGCTTTAGCCGCTGTATTGAGGCCATACCATAGGGAAATCCAGAAGAACCCAAATAAATAATATGAAGTTTCTTATTTGTCAAAATACTAAATCTCTTTTTGCTATATTATTACCAAACCTTGTGAAAATATTCCCGCAATTACTACATACCCTTAACATCAAATAATTAAAATATTTTCAATTCCATCATGAAATTTCTACACACTGTTATAAATATATTAAATAATCTTTCCTGACTCTGTGCCAATGCTTTCCACACCCACCTGCTGATGATCCCTACACTCCGCTTATATTTTTTACAGCAACAGCCTGCCCCCAATATTATATTCCTGTTCAGGATCACGCCCCAATAAATGACCGATTGCCACGCCCAGAATGATCAAATAAAATTGATAGGGTCCGGTCCATATATTCTCGCCCATCAAAAATATGAAATGGGTTAGAATAAAAGCCCAGCAAGCCAGACTAAAGTTGCTTTTACGATATTTGCGAAATGAAAATGCCAAACTTATAAAAAGGGCGTTTGCCGATAACCAGAAAAGTAGACCGCCCTTCCAAACCGGCCAGGTCTGGCCTATCTCAATCTGGGCGGCCCCATTAAATGTGCCCTCATCTGTTTGAACGGTCCAATAAAGACGTGGGTCAAGAATATATCCGCCAAAACCCTTACCCAATAAAAAACTGTTGCTGGTGATCAGGTTATCCACTACCACATAGCCAATATATAACCTTGTATCATAAACTAAATTATGCACAAATCCATAATTTCCGGTTAATCGTTCATTGTATAACTTTAAAGAGTCGGTGATTTTTAAATTAATAATATTACTGATGATAAGGATAGCAACCATCAACGGGACAATTATCAACAAAAATCGTTTAATTGTATTCTTGAAAAATGTCCAAAAACTAGGATTAACGGTCAAGTTTTGTATATAGGTCATTAAAAAAAGAGTGAATATTATCCTGGCGCTGGGTAATCTTTTCTGAAACAAGATCTGTTCTATTATGAAAAGAAGGAACGCGCTCATGATTATTATCTTATCAAACCGATTTTTTCTATATTTATACAAATAAATATAGAACAGCACCGGATAAATCAATACTTGGAGTTTGTTGGTCACTGAATGTTCTGTATCGACTCTGGCGACCGATTCAATCATGGGCAGTGAGGCCACATTCAGAATTATTCCATACGCCAACAAAAACAAAAACAGTTTATCTAAATGTTCCCAGTTTTTCCTTCTAACTCCCAATATTATAGATCCAAAAAGAATTATTACCCCTTCAATGTCAGTGTAAAAAGTATATTTTGGATTATTGAGATAAAGACCAACAGCCAGCATCATTAAAAAAGACAGAATAAAAAGCACAATCCACTTTTGATTTTCCTGAGGAATTAATCCCCCCTCTCCCTTGCTAATAAGCGTACTTAAGTACACCGCAAAACAAAAAAACCCCAACCCAATAACCGTCATGCTTATTCTTCCGGGTGCTGGCACGAGGAGCGCTTCAAAAAACAAAGATGAATGAAAAATAGCGTAAATTGCGAATGATATTCCAAGAGATATAAACACCCATCCGTCTTTTTTATCTTTAACCTGGTTCATAAAACTCGATCAATGTTTTAATAACGGTGAAATATGCCATCAAACTGTAATAATTGCCCGGTGAGTTTATTTCTAAAACCCGGTTCTACTGATACCATGGTGTAACCTTTTTGTTTTAATAAATCAATAAGATTATCAAAGGTCAATTGTCCTTTAAACAAAGGAATAAGAGATAGTTCTACTTGTATGGTGTTTATTTTTTCTAGCGAATTATTTCCGCCCTTTAAGATCATATGTTCATAACCCTGGGCATCAATTTTCAAATAAACAATGTCATTCGGTCCTATAAATTCCGAAAACACAGTATCCAATTTTTTTATCTTGATTTCTTCTTTTCCAACATATTTAGCGTGCGGGGCAGCCACCTCGTGTGCTGGAAGCATCTCAAGCAAAGAACTACTGTCAGAATTTTCTGCAACATTAATGATAGATGACATATTAGTATTACCAAATCCGTAATTATGAACATACCATAACGGATCTCTTTCGGAATACTTAACAAGTTCTGCGTAAGGAGACCGTAAAGGTTCAAAGGATATTATTTTATTACGGTATCCCAATCCCCTCAATCTTTTTGCATATCCCCCATTGCTTGCTCCTATATCTATAACTGTATTTATTTTATAGTAGGTCAATAATTGAAGAAGTTTTTCATCAGGAGTTGAGTTTGGTTGGTATCTAACAATATCAAATCCAAACCCATTCATTATTTTATGAAGTTTTCTCTTTATTGTCACTTCTCCCCCTTTATTAATACGTCAACAATTGGCATAAACAAACTATTATGACAGGTTTTAGATTATATTTTTTTGTGGGTAGCAAGGTAATTTATAATTAAAGACATCATATACATTGCCATAAACGATATCATCTGCCCCAGGACCACGGCCTTGAGCGGATCGTGATATCTCAGCATCGCCAAAGGCAAAAAGTATTGGCAAAGGCCAAAAGCAATTATATAGACCGACATATAGGCCCATGATTTAAGGGTGATCAATATGGTGTAGCCGAATTTAAAACTGAAGAACACCCCGGCCATCAGTCCCAGATTTATTATATCTTTGGTCCTGATGTATTTGGGAAGAAAATTATCGATAATATACGGGACGGTCAAATACCCCGCCACAGCCAAAGGGATCCCTATGGCCAATAAAGCCAGGTGTGCCCTCAAGGACTGACTCCAGATGCGTTTGGGGTCGTTGTCCGCCCCCAGCTGAAAAGACAGCTTGGGATACAAATATGTTCCGATGGAATCGGGAACTATGCCCATGGCGCCGATCAAGGTAAGCACCGGGGCGTATAATCCCAGCATCTCTATCGATCCGAATTTAATAAGGACCAAGCGCGGCAGGGTGTTGAAAAACCCAAACAAATATGACCCGGTAAATATTGGCAATCCTGTTTTCAACAATGTTCTAAATATTGTCCCATCAAACACCGGCTTAACCTTTATCGGCCGCCATAAGTGTGTTATCAGGGTTATCAATGTGGTAATGGCGATCTCGCGAACACAATAGCCTTTGAACCCATAAAGAAAAACCAAAACCAAACTGATCAACCGAAAGGCTGAATCGATAAATTGGATATATGACAGTTTCTCAAAATCGGCATTGGCCCGGAAGGTCCCGGCCAGATAGGCATTGTAGAAGTTCAGGCAGATGACAACGCCTATGCTGATCACCGGGAAATACCAGTCGGCCTTTAAGTTGACCAAGAACACCGTCGGGATGGCCAGGGCGGCGAATATTATGATGTTGGCCAGACTGTAGTACTGGGCTGTCTCGGCGTATTTATGGGCCTGCCCGGTATCGCCCTTTCCTAAACAAAACGGCAGTTCCCGGTTCATCCCGTTGATCACCCCCAGCCGCAGGAAAGCGCTGTAGGTCTGAATCAGCATCATGGTCTGCCAAATGCCGATGTAATAGGGATCAATCCAGCGATAGACCAAAAACCCGCTGATCAAACTGGAGATGTTTAATACAACGGCCGAAGAAGTGAACAGGGAGATGTTTTTATATTTTTTAAATTCTTGATTCAAATCGATATCCGTCGTCGTTTAAGCCATTTTGCGGCCTTTTTCATCCAGTTCTCCGACCAATATTCTGTAGAATTTTTCCTGATCGGGATGTATTCTGTTTTTACCCAATCGGTATTCAATGGATGAATAATTTTTACCAATAGCCTCCAGTGACATTTCTTTGAAAAGGATCCTCTGATAATATTTTGCCCGGTTTATTGCATCCTTAGATGGTGGGGTTGGGTTGGCCGCCATTTGTTCGATTTTTCTAAAGTATTCTTCCCTTGTTTTGGGAATCTCAACAATATTCAGGTTTCCGTATTTAGGGTTCGCAGCCATTATAACCGGTTTGCCCCTTATCACCATATCCACCCCAATATTGCTTAGCCAGGCTAAGCCAATATCAGCTCTTTCCGCCAATGAATAGGTGTTGATATCCTCATCGCCTTTTATTACATAAATATTATTTATGCCTTTTTTCAACTCTGCGACATAATCGCCTATTTTGACCTTTGCTTTTTGCCAGGCTTCGTCAGGATGGGCTCTGATCAACAACCGGTATTCTGGGTGATTCTTAAAATAATCCACTAAGCCGGATAACCATTCTTTTTGGTTTTTATATATTGTCGCCCGTCGCAATGTGGCACTGTCGCCCACCACATTTGTTCCGCATAAAAAAAGAGTCCCTGGTCTCATGAGAAATTCTTCAAGTTCTCTGGAATATTTGTCTTGCTTGGTTCTTCTCTGCACCGGATGAAAATTCTCTAACCACTCATCATCACGAGTCAATGAAAGACGCTCCTGAAATTTTTTAAAATCGTTGGAGTCCTTTTCCTTTTCCGAATTCCATTCACCCAATACTTTCATCCACCCCTCGACATCATAATCGAGGGCTGGCCGATTAAAAGCCCAAATTAAATGCCCTGGCCTCATGGCCCATCCTTCAATGAAAATAGATCTAATATTTAATCGCTTTGTTACTTCCAAAGCAGCGGCCGACTGATCTATTAACCCAGAGGGACATAGAAAAGTATCAATCTGTATATTTTTTAACAAATTATTTAACGCAACTGCTGCTGTCATAAGCATGTTTTGTGCGTTGCCATACTCCTTTTTATAATCTTCTACCATTACATGTGACTCATATTCTTCGACTCGTAAATTATAAGCAGCTACGGTGTGTGCATATTCGCCTACAAAGTCTAAATACGATGCTGTAATTTCTTTCTTATCCTCACTTTCAAAATACAAGTTTAAATCATATTTTTCTATGTAATCTAGGGATAGGAACTCTTTCCAGAAATTTATGCCCGTGGGGGATACTTTATTGGGAAAATATATGTTTTTCACATCTCCCTCGTCATAAATAACAACCGGCTGGTAGCCCATGTTATATATCTTATGCGCCGCAAAAACCGCCCATTCCACCCAGGTCCCATTGCGAATTGCCATGATAGCAATCCTCTTCGCCCCCCCCGCCCTTTTTGCCTGGAGCGTTTTTGATTCCCACTGTTTTAATGCAGCATATGGCGTGGTTATAATAATTGGTTCAAGCCCTATTTTTGAAAATAGCAGACTGGAATAATCTGAGAGGGTATTTATAACCCCGTGAAAGATATTTGAAAGCAATTTTCTAAACATATACAGAATATCACCAGTTCTCCACCACGGTTTTTCTCTCCAGCAGATCCTTTTTGTTGATCTCGTCATCATCGTAGTAAGAATCGCCTTTGATGTGGGTGGTGGATATCTCCTCGATGA
Protein-coding regions in this window:
- a CDS encoding glycosyltransferase, whose product is MLAKDSTIIKVLLSIDSLMVGGKERQLLELAKGLAQRPGINCQVLAMSEEDQYTDLQDSGIIVHRLVRRVRHDWAVFLRVYGLLKKLRPNVVHSWDYMTAIYALPACKLLGIKFVNGAIRYSSSKLEPIIKAKAAVTFPFSDTIVSNSQAGLRAHQLLKSSKACVVYNGIDLSRFAGVNNGHKMELGITTEKVVGMVATFSEYKDYETYLNAAQQLVKSRKDVTFVAVGGGPCLEKMKQLVSPIYQDRVIFTGQRRDVEPLINIFDIGVLCSTKLGEGISNSIMEYMALNKPCIASDVGGTPELVVDGETGILVDCGDAEQLAQKIEYLLDNPVVAKQMGLAGRKRLNDQFNLEKMVSNYIDLYHKTLNLNRC
- a CDS encoding glycosyltransferase family 2 protein — translated: MDNKITVIMPTYNRASTICRAIDSVLNQTYKDIEILVIDDGSKDNTLEIIGKYKDNRIKIIKHNTNKGVISAKNTGLDKATGKWVTHVDSDDEIVPECFAILLDALKTDPNINHINCNVVNYETGKLMASGLEADMFLDENKLMTKVKGPLWGIIKTELYGDKRFAEGLPEGVLGVQIGDLSLRYYINKGLYIYHLEGNDRVCKAVYTKEKNIKTYRALLNETYYLNKIKKYQPGEYYAICLKGIININTQKGERENINNYYRMLKESDAPKIIKISGFVLTKLSPRVIEWLIKLKNLLRDMQYKVRLKQIKNKII
- a CDS encoding glycosyltransferase; translated protein: MTNKKLHIIYLGSSGFPYGMASIQRLKLISKGLVYAGFNVSVINNRSPIYKEDTIILAPRGNIEGIDYIYTAGTPYRSNTFVKRNALKLYGLLNEFILLCKLNKKKELDVAIISTMSFYAILYYSILSKFFKFIVLLNYAEYITGKRAGADMLLKFNYYLFDKYGLKLVNGLIPISSYLVDHIENALQAGKYIKVPILIDNDKFNSKTDILEEKYFLYCGSLGYFEVIEFILEAFAVISPENKDYKLYLIVKGTSEQFVLLNDKIAQRRINGSVIIFTNLPEKDLICYYKNARALLIPIRKTVQDIARFPHKIGEYLASGSPVITNWEGEIKHYLEDGYSALIAQGYDVNEYVDKMRDVIKNPGKAKIIGENGKNIAGAQFDYRKQGKRLAKFISSFKKDTCSSQIC
- a CDS encoding FkbM family methyltransferase, giving the protein MTIKRKLHKIMNGFGFDIVRYQPNSTPDEKLLQLLTYYKINTVIDIGASNGGYAKRLRGLGYRNKIISFEPLRSPYAELVKYSERDPLWYVHNYGFGNTNMSSIINVAENSDSSSLLEMLPAHEVAAPHAKYVGKEEIKIKKLDTVFSEFIGPNDIVYLKIDAQGYEHMILKGGNNSLEKINTIQVELSLIPLFKGQLTFDNLIDLLKQKGYTMVSVEPGFRNKLTGQLLQFDGIFHRY